ttggaTTTGTCATGGTACGACAGGCTAATTCCTCCACATCTGATGTCACAACACATAGTCGAGGACATGACAGAAGTCATTGTTATCAATgtccccataaaaaaaaatacaaatacaatgaCAGCAACAGACTAAagtatgtgtgcatgttaaaACACAAGGGTTAACTGCAGTAAAAGATTTGACATCAAAGCTGTCATTCTGTCAGTTCAGGATGAGGGACAGAGCTATCATTACTTCAATCATGACTGTGCCAAAAGTCGCCAAATCAAATCTTGCTTTGCTGCATTTTTCAGAAGCATATGCCTGTTCCACTTTCTGTCagacttttttataaaaagcactATAGGGGGCAGCAGTAAGAGGAAACAGCATGAGGGGAAACAGACTGCAACATTATCTTCCCAGTGTACCATTAGCAACCTGAAACCTCTAAAACATAGTGCTAAAAGTACTTTTCTGTACTAAATACATCACTGCTGGTTTTACTGATTTTTGTTTCATGTGGCAATTGTGTTGCTTAACATGGAAGTAGCATGCTTTGGATGTTCTCTGGATTTATGATTTCGGAGGAGACCGACAGCACTGATGTCGTTGTATCTAAACAGTTGTCTACTTCTGTTCTGAGATATGATTGGCTTTCATGTCTGATTTGATCCCTGCCCGAGTACACTGTTTTGTGCCTGAGACCTCTTCTTCAAACAGACTTGGGCATGGTTCCCAGGCCTGGGACAATTATAGGCTCACGGAGGTCAAGTGTTCTCGGAAATGATCCCTGGACGAAATGTGAAAACACTCTTGAAGTGTAAAACAGAAACCATATGAtcaatttgtttatttgctgtttttaaaatattaatttcaataACATTTTATCCATTAATTAAATCCTGgctttaaaattgatttaattaatcaaattgagcaacaaaatattaaaactgaAGCATCATTAAACCAAACATCTTTATTCATAACATACTTCCATATTATGTTATGCCTTTCTAATATAGCCTGGGCCCATAAGCACCTttcatcattttatatttaatacccCCCATTTTTGACTCTAAATGAATGTGAATCTAAGGAGGGAAGATCTAACAGTAGCACCACCCTTAACACCACCtgactgtttttttcctcttcttctttggGGCCATCTAGAGTCAGTAGTCTGTAGTCTGAATCAGCCCAGAATAATCACTGCACTAACAAGAATAACACTGCATTTAAACATGAATTCTGATGccttacaaaatgttttggcattCAGTATATTCACATGTACAGGGCatcaatttttacttttttttttattatttatttaaatttcaataaGATTCTAGCCTACGGATCCAGACCATTATACCACTCTATAGAGTTGAAAATAAACCCTGGCTTTAAAATTAGGTCCAATATTTGCTATTGAAATAGAAAAGAGAATGAAGAAGGTGGCATCAGGAAATCATATGATCCACACACTAGTCATGTCGTAAAGGTGACAAATTACATTACGCAATTacgaaaaaaaaagtacaaggaGCTTACTTCCTTGTGTATCAGTGACAGCTACTAAAACTGTATAATACAACTATGATTAATTTTAATACATGTCATGCAACAATATCGGATGCACTGAAATGACAGTAAACTAAGCAGCTATACTTATAAAAGGAAAGCAATCTTGCTCTCAGCAAGTCTTAGTAGTTAACTGAAGCGGTATATTACCCTAGAAAGTTAGCTTGCTAGTCAAGTGCATTAAATATCCATTGCTGTATCTGCTGCCAAGTGACCGTTTCACTTTCAAgatattaatttactttttaaattatttaattaacaattaTATCGGTGAAATATGAAAGGGTAaacagtatttaaaaacaacatacaGGAGGAGCTGTTAGCTTAGCTATTAGCCGCTAGCCTGCTGTCATTCGCCTATCATAAGAAACAGCGGGAGAGTTAGCTCGCTAAGCTAGCTAGCGTTAACTGCCACAACAGAGGGGCTGCAGCCCTGCTAATAACGTCATACTTTTCACAAGCTCGTTTAGCGACCGGGTTTTGCGTTAAACGCGCCCCGTACTTACATGGTCGGAGTTGCTGTTAGCGCTGTGATAACACACAGAACTAAAAGTATAACCCGAAATCGACGCCGCCATGATGGAAACATACCCGCCTCTCCCACAATCCTTTGCGCACGCGTTCCTCACAGATGTTTTGGAATGACGTCAGTCAGTTAATgataaaaatgctaaatgaGAGGAAAAAACGAGCAAAGGTCCTTGTGTTGCTTTGCTTAACAAACGAATTATCTAGTCTGTAAggtgttaaaattatttatttgtaatgggTTATGTCAGTATTAAAGGACACTGTGAATAAGGGATGGGAATTACCAGTACGATATTATCCCAATAAGACGTTATTACGATAGTGAtttattcaattaatattgcgattctagtatcacgattttataaatatcctgattcgtCAATACGTTTTTCCTGAAAAACTCAACATGACCATTTGTCTTTGAAAAACTCAACATGACCACGAGCATGCGAGTTGAGTGGCTGTAAGAATGTGTGGCTTCTAAAACATTGCGATTTTTGACTAATTAGCATTCGTAGTGTTCTGAGACTAATTCgctcacagagtttggagaaaagggCGGATCAGAGGCCTTTAACATGTGCGATATTTGATGATGTAAATTCATAAACATGTGTTTCTGTTATGCCACTGGGAAGCTTCTGAGCTTGGTACAGAAACCTTTAAATCTGAGGCTGATCGGCTGATCGGCTGATCACCGCTCATggccaataaaataaaaaaatcagccaAGTCTGGTCACTGTATGATCGACTGGTTcttctctattataaatgtctGTGAAGATGCTTAATCATCTAGGTGAGGTTATCTGGAAAatgagtcatgtcaactggactaCTTTTGTTTAGTAGAAACGTTTCAGTACTTATCCAAGTAGATTTTGGGGTTAGTTTGGCGATACGTGAATCGCCACACAAACAAATTGCAATTCATAACTAAATTGAACACCCCCATCTCTATTGTAAAATTTTCAGAGTGTTTCAGGCACAGTAATGAACTTGCGAACAGAACGGTAACAGAAACTTAGGAAATGGTTTCCCGAATAATTAAAGGAAATCAGATGTAGCTGACCCTCCGAAGATGGTATGTGTTTGgatcataattttatttttcgttcactctggacagggtgccaatctagcACAAGgcacactgcaggcaatttcAAAATGCAAAGCACATACCAAgcacagaacatgcaaactccatgcatacagatcctgaggtgggaattgaaccctcatacctggaggtgcgaggccacaatgctaaccactaagccactgtgttgCATCTCCTCgttctaataaaaatattattaaagtgtgtcatCTCAACCTATATTTCTAGAGTAATCATTAATTTATAAGGAACcaatcatttattaaataagGACTTTTATAGAGCTAAAAACATTCCAACACCCAATTACCTTATCAATTATCACACCCTGCATCACACCCAATACTCGACTggtccaccatctctcagggatcaaggAAAACAGTCATCTGGACAGTcatctgttttctgtttttgcacCTAGGTGGTAGAGTGACCTTTCTCTTTATGTCTGAACAGCCGAGTCACTGGCAATCTTCAATTGACAACTAAACATTTATCCTAGATATTtgggttaaagaaaaaaaaagcaaagtttGAGTGATGGTACAATGGTACTTCTAGTTAGTAACCCAGTGAACCAGTGTAAACAGATATGTAATGatgaaaactttaaagcacttatgtaagtcgctctaggtatgagcatctgccaaatgcctaaatgtaaagaaCTGTatgaaaagaacaacaaaaaaatagtcACACATACAATTGGAAAGCTTGGTAACCTTCACCTTAAgctataattaattataatgaaCATATTTTTGTCAAAAGGAATTGTAGCTtctggtggcatggtggcttagtggttagcaccagtATCTCGCACCTCCAAAGTTAGGGGTTCAAGTCTCACCTTGTGTCTGTAAGTGCAGAGTTTACTGGTTCCCCCTGTATGTGGTAGGTTTCCTTCTCCTGCAGccaaaaaacatgttttgtaaACTGATGTGTATTTTGCCTGTAGTGTAAGATTCatagtgtgtgcttgtgccctgtgatgggttggcctTGTGCCCCAGTTTCCCTGGGATGGGCTCAAGGCAACctgtgaccctacacaggataagtggtatggaTAATACATGCATCTATGCAAGCTATTttggaaaatataataatatagaatAAATGTCATTATAAATCTAAGTTAGACATAGAAACCAGATTAGTGTCAAAAATCTATATTCTCAGTGCCTTCTTGCACCtggtaaaaaagaaattaccaCTTTATATCAGCTTAAACCACAAGCACCAAAATACAGTAACTGCGTTATTCGTTATGTAACAAATGGTCTGTCCTATATTGTATTCAAGATACAGTATTGTTAGACCAGATATTTTTCAACTTTAAGCTCTTACTTGAGCTCTACCTTTTATAAGTTTTTGGgatcttttttcatttaagtaTTAGTACTGTAATATGCATTAGACCATTTCTAATTAATATACAAGACAGTaagtctttgtgtttttttcatacagttgaattaattaaacttgtattttatttatacctaaatttaggcatttggcagacgcccttatccagagcgacttacatttttatctcattatacatctgagcagttaagggttaagggccttgctcaagggcccaacagtggcaacttgttgGTTGTGGGGTCTGTCTGTGCTTAtatatcatctctctctctctctctctttctctctctctcttgtgtaAACACactataacattaaaaatataccCGCAAAAAAATTCACAGTGACATAATAGCCTCAATAATGGTACGACTACTGATATcttattcatccattcatcgtctataccactttatcctgtatgcagggttgTATGGGGCCTAGAGCCTTTCCTAAAAGACGGTGAAAAggtggggagaacatgcaaactccatgcacacaacgGAGGAAACGAACCCACGACTCTGAAGCCACCCTGCTGTCCCAACAGGcgaaacataatactacaccTTGTGGCCATAATTCATTTTGGGTTTAAAAAAAGGGCATAGACAACAACTGTTGACGTGTGTATACATTGTTAAGCCactttgtgtctgtttgtgtgtgtgtggggagagagagatggatctgtgtgtgtgtgtgtgtgtgtgagcatggtGTCTTGAATGAACTGGTTTACCGTATAGGATGTAGGCACAGTGTTCCTGGTATAACAATGTAGTTATATATTACAAAGTAATGAATAGAGATTCTTTCTTTTACAAAAATTTTAgggttattaattttttttttttttaataattaataaattattagatTAGTAGATTATAATTAATTCAAACCacagaaaaataataagccCTATTTTTTCATTGATGATTTCTACAAATGTTTATGGACATTTATGTTTACTGTTGAGAAGTTTCCAGTCTATACGGACTTTTACTCTATGTAGTGCACGTGAGCTACTTTTATTATGAAATCATATGGCCGAACGTTCCATATCCGGAGCTGCAGTGATGGCTTCAGAGTGCTCACATGTTCAGGAGAGTTCTTCGGGATCACACGCCGGCTCTGGCGAGGATTTCGCTCCATCAAAACTCGGAACAAAAGAATAGTGagttttttaaaagtaacaCAATCCCTCTGCTCAGGTTTATCCGATATCTTAAACACGTGTGGATGTCAGAAACACAGTCCTGTCTTGTGTCATTCCCCTGAACTGTAAACTTCTACAGTTCTGTAATGTAACCCTAGGTAAATAATACATCTCTACTCTTAGTTATCACGTGACCACATATGTGcatcatctttttaaaaaatgatagaaTAACTTTTGTGATTTTTGAAATGTCTTAGTTAgtgaaaaaatatgttaataactGATGTAGCTTGATTGTTGATTAATTTTACAGTTGCAACGTGTAAAAAGTGTTGTGCAACTTTAGTCACACTGTGAGGAAAGCAtacaaaatataatgaaaatagtTTCCTTGCAAAAGTCTATTTGTTTAAACCACTAGCCTCCCTTATGGCACTAATCtccctagttgttttctttgcttaatgcaatCTATACAATCATTTGAAGCCTTTTGAAGCACTGACATTTTTCTATATGGTGAAGTAaatctatatacatatatacatttcaCCATAAAGATTGGCACTCGGTTATAGTTTTAACCTTTTCATCACAGTAAATTAATTAAGGCTAGTCATTCAcccactcactgtctatactgcATACAGAGTCGCAAGGACtctaaagcctatcccaggagacagggTAGAACCTGGACGGGGAGccgatccatcacagggcacacacacgtactaaaaagccaattagtctaatctgcatgtctttagactgtagaagtaaacccaccaagcactgggagaacaaccagagtaaactccatgcacacagacctgatgtGAGCATTGAACCTGTATCCTGGAGGTGTAAAacaacattgctaaccactacaccacagtccaaaaacatgcagattaggctaattggctttttagaacgtgtgtgtgccctgtgatggtgCCCAGGTTATGGTTTGTAACTACTGGAAATGAGTTTAGAAACTTCCGACCCATTCTTTAAACCAATCTCCTTATAAAGGAAGTAAGAAGAAAaccgcatgaagcgatgcaccttTCATGCATAGtgctcactgtacaagcctctggaggcagtgttatgatctggggtggctttatttggtcaggtctagtctCAGCAAATGACAAGGTTATCACAtcagtgaattttttttcccccctgatggaacaggcatattccagacaactttaaacatttgatttACTTAATTGTGTAGGTAATTAAGTAGTTCTTacactaaaaactaaaaaagtgagttgtatcatcatcatcataataaaatgttattattaaaattagttttataatACTACTGCtattgtattaataataataataataataaaacagcatATGATGACATGCTGACCATTGTTTTTCTCCTCCTAGCTGGGAGAATGCTTATAACAGGGAACTCCAAACCTTCAGAGACATTGGAGATGTTGGAGAAATATGGTAATGTCTTTTCTTACTATATAtgatattacttttttaaacttaatgCAATAATTTTGGGTTAAGTTTCCAAATAAGGtagtaatgtaaaatgtaataataaagaaaccCTGTTGAAAACTCCATCCTGTTCTGCCCAGATACCAGTTGGTCAGGCTGGTAGACCTTTCTGTGCTAGAAGAGCAGAGTTTGTGCTAGCTGCAAGGTTTAAAATAGACTGGAAGTTGATTTACTACAATTGATCCCCATTTTACTATTCTTAATAGTCCAATACAATACTCAATGCTATACTTTTTTCCTGCCCTCAGGTTTGGGGAGGAAAGTATGAACCGTGTAATCCGGTGGATGGAGAAACAGAACACACCTGAAAATGCTGCCATATTGGACATTGGCACTGGAAATGGTGTCTTTCTGGTAGAACTGGTATGTTGCAATACACGAGTGCAGTGTTTTACAGAATATCtttacacatatttttttattattaagtattattaataatactttCTTTTAAGGCAAAGCATGGGTTTATGAATCTTACTGGAATAGATTATTCCAGTGCCTCAATAGAACTCGCATCAAATGTCCTGGCAGAAGAGGGCTTAACAAACATTAAAGTTCAGGTGAGAGGTCTTTATTGTGTGACATGTGAGATGTTTTTGTAAAACAAATCATGCAGTAACAGTTTCAGTATTTCTTGgtagtaaaaaaatatgttaataccTTATGTAACTTGATTGTTGATTAATCTTACATTTGCAAAGTGTAAAAAGTGTTGCGCAACTTTAGTCACACTGTAAGGAAAGCATAcccaaataaaatcaaaagaattttttttttaaatcaagtttttatttgtttaaaccaCTGGCCGCCTTTATCGCACGGTGGTGTAGtcgttagcactgttgccttacaACTTCAGGGTACGGGTGTACGCATGGAGTTTACTCTGGTTGTTTCCCAGTGCAATGAAATCTGGTGTCAGTAAGCATGTTAATTTTTTGGTCTCTTTCCTTTTAATTTGGTTTGGGTTCAATAAAGATCTTATGGGTAATTATATAGACAAAAGTTTGAATTCATCATAACTTCACACAAAAATTTTATGGTCTTCCCCAAACTCTTGCCATAAAGTTGAAAGCACACAATTACAGAATACATTGTTTTGTCTGCTGTATCATTACAACCTCCTTTCCTTGATAATAAGAGGGCCAAACATATTCCAGCATGAAAATAGCTGAATAAGCAGAAATACCCAGAgccatgttggaacaggaaggggccgtccccaaagttgggagcatgaaattgtccaaaatgtctcgGTATGCTG
This genomic stretch from Clarias gariepinus isolate MV-2021 ecotype Netherlands chromosome 13, CGAR_prim_01v2, whole genome shotgun sequence harbors:
- the eef1akmt2 gene encoding EEF1A lysine methyltransferase 2 isoform X3; protein product: MASECSHVQESSSGSHAGSGEDFAPSKLGTKEYWENAYNRELQTFRDIGDVGEIWFGEESMNRVIRWMEKQNTPENAAILDIGTGNGVFLVELAKHGFMNLTGIDYSSASIELASNVLAEEGLTNIKVQEQDFLNPCPELKGFDLCIDKGTFDAISLNPEDREMAKLQYLTSLKAALKPQGHFVITSCNWTKEQLLQIFSPSFKLLQELPTPCFQFGGVTGNSVTVLVLKRLS